Proteins encoded in a region of the Leishmania donovani BPK282A1 complete genome, chromosome 14 genome:
- a CDS encoding phosphatidylserine synthase, putative: MHRGQDDRVADAEDRRAACRAEGGPDGVTPPSSSEKRGADGDGSTSTCKGGGTLRLPPLNIQLTDHPLESVSSTHRADRLLKPASPWARELDFSDRAYTPHTVFILLSILMSILLMLRYYYYPNMGVAAKVKVGLSAAAFVFIGFGAVHLPDSLMVRPHPAVWRAVLALGVLYLVFLTFMIFQDLETVRKIMGYYDASLLNKLPERTYAQDCRMSTEEDPWFFVHTSFDVFLLAHSLGYVIKMLILRDWRMVTAVSLGFEVVEVTFQHVLPNFSECWWDHIVLDVLICNAGGMLVGMWLLRQLNAKQYKWIALKEIPTVKGKAKRLLEQLGPRSFERYNWNIFQSPTRFFQVTGILLLMLLQELNCFTMKAILHMAPTHHIVTCRLALWALLATSCLRELYEYMTNPRIKRIGTTAWVAILGMGMETIWITKMAVEGQYFQDAVMPTHVAVPWMVAIAAFGIWLVLYFGVLSLEQRNRRRGAAYLLVNLFFYAAAVCVLALFLMGLPDLQIGRQAFESAMAPYERYIFLWR, from the coding sequence ATGCATCGAGGTCAGGATGACCgagtcgccgacgccgaagACCGGCGTGCGGCGTGCAGGGCGGAGGGCGGTCCGGATGGTGTCACAcccccgtcgtcgtcggagAAAcgcggtgccgacggcgacgggaGCACTAGCACGTGCAAGGGGGGCGGCACGCTTCGCCTGCCCCCGCTGAACATTCAGTTGACGGATCACCCGCTTGAGTCTGTGTCGTCGACGCACCGGGCGGACCGCCTGCTCAAGCCAGCCAGCCCGTGGGCACGCGAGCTCGACTTTAGCGACCGCGCCTATACCCCCCACACCGTCTTCATACTGCTCAGCATTCTGATGTCCATCTTGCTCATGTTGCGGTACTACTATTACCCCAACATGGGCGTGGCGGCGAAAGTGAAGGTTGgcctctccgctgctgcctttgTTTTTATTGGCTTTGGTGCGGTACACCTTCCCGACTCCCTAATGGTACGACCCCACCCGGCTGTGTGGCGTGCCGTCCTGGCGCTTGGCGTGCTATATCTGGTGTTCCTCACCTTTATGATATTTCAGGACCTGGAGACGGTGCGGAAGATAATGGGCTACTACGATGCTTCCCTGTTGAACAAGCTGCCAGAGCGCACCTACGCGCAAGACTGCCGCATGAGCACCGAGGAGGACCCCTGGTTCTTTGTCCACACCTCCTTCGacgtcttcctcctcgctcacTCGCTCGGCTACGTCATCAAGATGCTCATACTGCGGGACTGGCGCATGGTGACGGCCGTGTCGCTCGGCTTCGAGGTTGTGGAGGTGACCTTTCAACACGTGCTGCCGAACTTCAGCGAGTGCTGGTGGGATCATATCGTACTCGATGTGCTGATCTGCAACGCGGGCGGGATGCTGGTAGGgatgtggctgctgcggcagctgaacGCGAAGCAGTACAAGTGGATCGCTCTAAAGGAGATTCCAACCGTGAAGGGGAAGGCGAAGCGGCTCCTTGAGCAGCTGGGGCCGCGCAGCTTCGAGCGCTACAACTGGAACATCTTCCAGAGCCCGACGCGCTTCTTCCAGGTCACCGGCATCCtcctgctgatgctgcttCAGGAGCTGAACTGCTTTACAATGAAGGCGATCCTGCATATGGCGCCAACGCATCACATCGTGACATGTCGACTGGCCCTGTgggcgctgctcgccactTCGTGCCTGCGAGAGCTGTACGAGTACATGACAAACCCGCGCATCAAGCGCATCGGCACAACGGCGTGGGTGGCGATACTTGGCATGGGCATGGAGACCATATGGATCACAAAGATGGCCGTCGAGGGGCAGTACTTCCAAGACGCGGTCATGCCCACTCACGTCGCGGTGCCTTGGATGGTTGCCATCGCCGCGTTTGGGATTTGGCTGGTCTTGTACTTTGGTGTCTTGTCCCTGGAGCAGCGCAAtcgccgtcgcggtgcgGCGTACCTACTCGTGAACCTCTTCTTCtacgcggctgctgtgtgtgtgctggcgctgttCCTAATGGGTCTACCCGATCTACAGATTGGTCGGCAGGCATTCGagtcggcgatggcgccgtaTGAGCGGTACATCTTCCTTTGGCGCTAG
- a CDS encoding ubiquitin/ribosomal protein S27a, putative codes for MQIFIKNAAGRSVAVRVSAEDTVASLKAQANVTQGNLFFAGMC; via the coding sequence ATGCAAATCTTCATCAAGAACGCCGCCGGCCGCTCGgtggctgtgcgcgtgtccgcCGAGGACACCGTCGCCTCCCTCAAGGCACAGGCCAACGTGACGCAGGGCAACCTCTTCTTCGCTGGCATGTGC